The Lasioglossum baleicum chromosome 7, iyLasBale1, whole genome shotgun sequence genomic sequence TTTACAGTCTGATAGCAGTCATTGTAGCAGCGTGGAAAGCTTGTTAGAACTGAGGAAAGCAGATCCAGAAGCTATTTTACTTGGCCTAGGATTTGGTGGCTGTTCAGGCAGCCCTCAAGAGAATGGTTCCCTTTCCCGAATACCAAAAAGGTTTTTACAACCGTCGAAGCTCAAAGGCATAGCCATTAATGATTTTGTGAAGCACCAACAAGAAACTAGCGAATCTATTGATTCTGTATCTTTAGGATATCGAGGATTAACAGGTAAAATGTAGTAGAAATGATTAATTAGTATTTCAAGAGTAATAATGAAATGTTGAACAACAAATTAGTTAGTCTAAAAATGTTGATAAAGCCGATAGCAAACAATATGCGCAAGCTTTGTGGATAAATTCATGAGAGTCAGTAGTGGATACTATGTTATgggaataataattttataggaAGCGATGGCACATTATCTGTGTCTCGATTATATCCACAACGCAGACATTCTGGACCAATTAAAGTTGTAAGTCTACCGACAGATAGGACATATCgttcaattataaattatgaCGTTTATTTTGGTTTGTTGGTAGCTATTTGTGAATGTGTATGTCAATCTCTTTTGTTTTtgctaatttttaatgaaatgcaCAGTATTATTAGTGTATTATATGGTATCAAAGAAAACAaatcttcatttatttttgatTATGTAGAGCATATGCTTGTAACGCGAAGAATTATGTATACATTTATGAAATTCGAAAATACCAAATGTTCTACCATGAAATTTATGTATAGTATAGctgattattaaattattatttgttgCTTTACTTCGTCatcattattattgttattatgagTTATCGCTACTGTGAAGTACATTATAAAGTTCTTGTtaagaaatatgaaataatttcttattatatttaataggtTCACCATACGTAGCACCTTCAGAAATTGTACAAAAAATTATGCAACGTTTACGAGAACATGAAAGCCATGAACACGATCCATACGCGATGTACAATTCTTACGAGCAGTATAGTCCATTTCCACAAAGTGGTACGCTTTCCGTACTGTCGCCGGATAATAGACAATTTTTGGAGAGGCCACGATCGAAAAGCCCTGATATGCGTAATAAACGCATGATTATCGGTAAGGAACGAGTACCTTTTAGACTTTTCTTTAATTGAAAACATTACGATTTCACATGGCAAATTCTTGTATGGAAACATACATGCTTCAGGACAAAAGTCTTTTGCGTTTGGACATGACGGGGACCTAATTGAAATCAATCCTTCCGATGTGAAGAGAACGTGCGAAGACAATCTAAACAATGATCCTAATTCTACCGAAAGATCACGAATATCTAGGAATTTCGAGAACACGAACGTAGATAATGATAAAGGGTTTGAAGGTATGACCATCCAAGAAATAGACAAGATAGTACTAAAGAAATCATCGTTTGACAACAGCATAGAATTTTGTGACGATAACATTGCGGAATCACTGGAGACATATACAGAGCATGTAAATATACAAAACGCAAACTCGGAGGATGATATTGATTGCAAAGAGGATGCCGCCTTCTTAAATACAGCATTACTAAATTACTCTGATATTCGACGAGCTAGCGATGGATTTTGCGATACGAAACAGTACGTAGAGAATTCATCAATGGAGCATGCTAGGAGACACAGCGATAGTTTTGTTCACGCGGTTGAGAATGGCAGTAACGAGACGATTTTATCACAAAGAAGAAAAACCTTGAGACGCCAGGCTAGAATAAATGATATAGATGCGATCAATTATTGTACTTCGAAAACGTGTATTTCGGATACAACGGAAGAGAAAGTAATAAACTCGCAGGAAAAGATAGATATCGGCGAACACAGTAAGAACACTCGAGTGAAATCACTCCAAAAGATCGATGAAAGTATAAAATCAAAAAATAGAGACGAAAGTTGCGGTAAACATTGTAATGCGATGCCAAGAAAAATAGATGATTCAACTCGATGTATAGATGATAGTTTAGACGAAGAGAGTCAACAACATAATGTCAGTAAACACTATGTAGAAAAAAGTCAGTCCTTAAGACAAACGTGTATCGATAGTGGAGAGGGTACAACAAATTGTTGTTGTTGCCGATCTGGTTCTACGAAGTATTGGAAAAAAatggacaaaattattcaagaGAATAAGAATTTTGAGAAGATAGTGAAAAAAAATAGAAGGGAAATGGCGGAGATTCGTGAAATGTTGAGCAGTGTATTATCCGTACGGTTGGAACCTGGTTTCTGATctgaattaataaatttaacgcCAAAACCAATTCCGGCAACAAGTGAACGGTGACCAATGATCGATTGAACAAattgagaaaatattttatctcgTACACTATGTTTCAAGTTCCACTTCGCTGATCTATTCGAAGAAcaagatatttattttatacgtatgTATCAGTAAGTAGCGCTACGTAAAGGCATTTCGAATCAGCACACTTCTAGTAAAACTGGCACACAGAAGTATCTCAGGAAGTAATTAATACCATAATAACTGTCAATGCCAATCGTTCGTGCACGAAGGAACATCTTTATTCATAACAGTTGCATTTCCGTGtttttatagttataaataaagatgtaactattttgttatgtttttaaattttattcttattatataatataatatagaaCAAATACCAATGTTCAATACACAACATTTACAAATAAGTTCTCATTGTCACATACAATTATAATATTTCGTTATGTTTGAGTCTTActtttattgtattatatattatacttgTTACTTTTAGCAGATTTCTTCTCTGTTGAACATTTgaagttatattattgttacatCAACGTACGAATAATTTTACAGTTCGATCGtgtatatatatgcaatagactgTAAAcatgattaaaataattttaaagtcTTCTATTAAAATCAAAAGGTATAACGCTATGTTACATTCCCAGGGTCAATTAAAGAAATTCGTAGAATTTCGAGCCGTAATTTTGTCCAGCAATAATGTGATAATATATTGTGTAATAATACGTCGTTTATTGCATTctcttatttataattaaaacgtaacaaattagtgaaatatGTAACGGTTACTGAACATTGGTACGTACGTGCAATGTCTTTGTTCAATTTCAGAATATATTCCTACTGTTTGTAGAGTCTTTGATACTTCACTTACAATCGCGGccgaaaaaaaaacaatcaaACGAGAACATTttagaagagaaaaagaaacatttttttgtaaatatttaatgacTGCTTCTATATTTGTAGCGCGAACATCAATGGTAATAAACTACATTCCAGATCTGTGTGAACAGTGAGTTTGTTTCTAATAGTACGTATtagataaaaaagaaattgttagcGTCGACCTACAAAGATATGAGTATGTATTTCAGTTCATTCATATGAATTGCATAaaagtaaaatatatattttttatatactatattttctttctcttaatattatattctatagaatataataaatttttagcaTCTAGAAATTGACAGACGACCTAAATTTGAGATAAACATTAGAAACGAATTTATAGTAATTGctacacaattttctcgaatctGCTTTTTattgaaagctaaaaaaaaaaaatatttcgcacACTTTAAACTTTCTTGCCTACTTTGATGTTCACACTACCTTGCATTCTTCACTTTTAAGAATAGACACTCGAAAGTATAGTGTAGTTGCTATGAAAATTAATTCGCACAACCAGTATAAAAAGAGAGAGGTCTGAACTGTGAAAAATCTGGATGTGCGCAGCTTTTATTCGATAAGGTTATAATACTCTTGTTTGTGCTCAAGATTCTCTGTACTTTATGGttacaattaataataatttgtgtTTTAGTATGAAACGAATATCGATTTATTTGAGCGTCTCGGGAACATCAATTATATATCAATGCAAACGCTTGCTAATCCAAGAAAATATGAATATAGGAGATGTACTTATAGGTACTACAAATATAATAGAAACACTTCAAGTACAACTTTAAATATTCTTCTTATCCGATATCATCTGAAATTTTAGGAAGAGAATTCATAGagaattattttcaaatatatcgtttaatgtttaaaatttttaacttgtaatgaaaattatattccTTACTGTATGCCCACATTCCAATAAGTTTGATGTACATAGATTATACAAACAGGATAGTCGTTTTTTTCGTATTGTTTAAGAAACGATAAAATGTACAAATATGGGAACActgaataaataattaacaCAATTTGTTTTTaccctctttttctttctttctttcttgaaTGCGATCCATAATTTGTATCCATAAAACTAGTCCCAACATGATATACCACTGAACATGATTCGTGACAGTACAATTTAATTTCTTGTTCACACTATTGCTATCGacataaatttattatacattacatacTTATGGCCACGAAAGATTCCccagaatttaattaaaaagttgGGAACAACATGATTTTTCAGGGAAAATTACACAATGATAGGAACACAACACAAACGGTAACTGACACTGTGATTTCTATATCTAACGTTTTGCATTCTGTTGACTAAACATAATGCAAGATTTAATTACTCAAAGTAACGCTatacgatataaatatttaaagtacAGTAGACGGCCATGTGAATTTTGAGATCATGATTGTGACTGTTACAAGGAAAAATACAAGACagcattttaaaaataatttgtagtTGGAATAAGACTTGAAAACTTGTTGaaactataaaatataaaatgtgaGTGGATATTGTATATTCAAATAACTGGATAATGATAAAGGTTTACAAGTAGCTTTACCGTTAATTGAGTCGAGTATCTGGACTCGATCATGCCATCAATTATACGTAAAGCTACGCTTTGCAACAAACTAAGATCCATGGTCCACTCAATTTTATTCTCAAACACGAATCTGCTAGAATATCAATTTGTAAACTGCTTCTATGTGTTTTCGTAATATGCTTGTGTAGTGTTTATTGTGTACATGTGAATGTGGATGTATTCTTTCTTAGCATACCTTAAAATGTATATAAACAAATAAGATCAATTCTCTGATCTTATATTtagtcttctttttcttctctgaaaagaaaagaagaaataaatcaaTTCCTGTATGATTccaatataaaaatatagagCAAATACTAAAGAAATCGAGAAGAACTTACTTTACAACGTCCTGTTGTTGCTGATCAAGATGAAGTTCAACAATTGTTTCTGTTCTACTTTGAACTTTAAAAGTAACTTGTGCAGCCAAGTATTTATCTTTGTTATTCACCGACCATCCGGAATACTGCAAGAAACAAAAGATTGAAGAACCTGGTAACAAGTACGACAGCATTACAGTGGACATTTAAAACTTACGGTTGATGTGCTTTTGTACAATGTTTTTCCTTCTTCTTTGAAGGGTAAAAACTTTTGCAGTAACGCTTTTCCATCTATCCTCCATAACGTTGGTTCCGTGCTTCCGCCGATGTCTGCTTTTGCGACAACAAATGCGCCAGACTGTAAAAACCAAAATggacaatagaaacaattgattGTTCCCCCATTAATCGAACGACCTTGCGCATCAACATACAGTAAAGTCTTTTGGCGTTTCTCCAGATGATTCGTTGAAGCTATTATCATCGGAGTCCTCTTCGTCTTCATCCTCTTTCTCATCTTCTTCTTTCTTGGACCGTCTCTTCTTTTTAGGTTTCTTTCCTGTGTCAGAATCTGACTCGTCGTCTTCTTCATCATCTTCCTCctcgtcctcttcttcttcctcgtcctcttcctcttctGAATGTTGCCGCTTCTTGGCAGCTTCCCTCTGAGGCCTCTTCTTAGTACCGCTCTGAGTAACATTCATTGGAATATattctttcaatatttaaaaatgaaaatggtaCACGAAACATGAAATGGTACATCGACTGCCGTGGTGGTCATTACGGACCAGCACTAAACTTTCCAAGGGTGACTGTGGTGGTCGTAGCTGACCATTGCTGACTGGCGCAACTGAATTCGATAAAAGTTTGTAAACTTTGCGAAGAATAACGTTTATAATTTTGTAAGTGCAACTAATATTAACCctgtgcactcggagctattttaacaccTTGGTCACCCAGCGTAATTCGGCTAAGTTTCCTGCAGGGCTCAAATACGACTATCGGAACACAGAACGTAAACAGAGCGAAAAGCGGGAATTCATGTAGTATATCCAATATACaatatcctatttttaattaactcgaaCAAGAAGAGCATCACTCAAATATGGGTGACGTGGCGACCAACGTGTTAACTAGGAAATGATTTCTTCCAACCTTGAATAAATCTTCTTTTTTCAGTTTAAGGatatgaaattattatacaGTCGAATCTCAATAACTCGAGTCTCAAAGAAAGAACTAAAATCTTTTAAGCCTCTCGGTGTACCCTACGAAAACTCGACTTACAGGGGGTTTATACAAGAGTTAATAATTTGCTGATTCTAATAGTTTTGAAGTACTAATATAATCTACTAGGCTTTTGCATATTGCTATTACATATTAAAGAAATCTGTGATTTGACTTTGCGTTAATGAATTAACAGATTGTTGATCAATGATACTTTCGACGGTAGCCAAAGCAgagaatacattttcttcaATAACATTGCATCTTtctatgtaactttgtaaaccaTTTACAGCTGTTTTGGCTTGTTTAGCTTCCACATTTGGAAAAAATAATTCGAGTTAAAAGAAgctttatttcgatttatagaGGTTTTTAAAGTGCAGCGGAAGGGAGTGAACAAAATTTTCGTCTTACAGAGGTTCGAGTTATTACAAGTTTGactgtaatacctcatacaatactcaaacgtgtagtaattgattacataccaacatatttttaataatgtaaacaatttttaatggcgtCTCGGAGTCACCACTCGAATGCTAAAGGTTAGAATAGTGTTTCTGTATAATATGATTCTTTAATAGGGTCAATTTCGCTTCAGCGCTGGAggcaaaaccaacaaaatacgttcggcagtcaacgtgttgaaaaattaataaatttttatttatttcaatatttcgccACGTAAAACGCGTTTTGCATGCTGATTAGAAATTAACCCGAATTTATAAAATCGATCGCAATCCGAAATAAGAGAGAAACTCCGAAATGCACAGAAGAAACAATCACTCGCGGCGCACGCATGCATGCATACACCGCACAGGTAGTAAGTATGTAGTTGTACTGTTTTGAAGAATTCATTGGCCGGCGCCACCGACTGACCGGCCGGCAACGATAATTCGCGGCAGTGGCGACGACAGACGCGACTTCACATTTATGGTCGATAAAAATTCTTTTGCATAGAGAAATTACGTCGATCAGGCGTAAACCTTGTGCTTGTATCACCAATCACTGATGACTTTCATGTATTCACGATAAATCAATCGAAATTAGTCGCTACAGTAGATAAAAGTTTCGAGAATGTACGACGTACCGAGTAACGTGTTTGTCACGGGTTCGACGGCGCTGTTAACACAGCCAATTCATATTTGAGAAGATTAATGAAAAACGACTTGCATTTGACAATAACACGGCATGCCGTGTAATATAAACAAAGAACAGGAAACTATTCGAAAGGGACCGTTGAATTAGTTTCGAAAAACGTTCAAAACATTTCCGTTACTTTCTCTGGAAAGTAGCGGATCGAAACGGTAGATTCCGATTGACAGATCTTTACTCGTGAATAATGGCGTAtaaatgtttttgctcgagcTCGAGTCCGATTTCTAAGTCCTCTCGGAATATGGACAATTACAATCGATAAGGAAACAAGCGACTAAATGTTGAAAATACATAAGAATAAGGGAAGCAAAGCGTTAGCGTGGGCTTACTTCGACTCCGGGCTCAGGAGTCCACTCTTCTTCAGAAGCCCCCTCCATTTCTTCTGGATCGTCTGCGGAATATTCGTCTTCGTCCGACACGTCCTTAGTTTTCTTCATGTTGCTTTTGCGCGAAATGTTTGCAAATTTTCCCGAGGGAACTCACTGAACGAGAGAAACAGTCACGAGACCACGTACAAATCGACCAACCAGTACGGAACTACCGCAAACAATATGGCGGTGTACGGCGGCAGGAATTGACTATCGCGCATATCCTCCTGCGCAGCCCGGAAGCGACGCGTGTCTCGTAGCTTCCTAGCGTTCCTATTAGCGCGGGACGTACCATTCTTTCAAACGAAAGACGAGCATCGCACAGTGCACAGCTCggtaaaatagtattttgaatAGTACacggtaaataatcctatttattttctaAAGTATGCGTTCAACTCTAAaactgaaatatttcatttgaaagaatattttattttaagaatatagaaaatatttgcattttgtctttattttcaattccaattttaaatattattgctgaaaataatggttcgaattcaatacatttatgagtataaatagtttcttaacgataagttACACGTACTGTATGTTTATCAACaaacaaaggatttttaaaagaATATGAACCATGTATGCGACCCATTGCATACGCTTTGAACAAACTACAAGGTGACAATGTCTTTTTCGGTGATATATTTCCTTGGATTTTGGGAATAGAGAATAACTTAAAAcatattgaaaatatcgaagatgGTACATGTAACATCAAATATTACGAACCCTTCAGACTTCATTTACTATCAAGTctgaaatttcgatttttctgaacATGCAAGCGACTATACTatactacatacatataatattcaGTGAATCAcgataatattcggacacttttaaaaggacgatagcTTTTTAAATTTCAgatcatacgacttggattttgtttcgagaagttagagcaactagtttactacgagatgtgaaagaaaatttttgaaaaaattgcaattggtcggatttacagaaaaaaccagggcttcggagtcgaaGTCGGAGTcgtggagtcggagtcggagtttgggagtaattgcttatcactggagtcggagccggagtaagaagaagctatacatatacatatcgactcccggagtcggagtcagagtcggaaaaaatatatcgactccgactccaactctggctcttttgtttataaatcattaatagatttatgtatacataaataaattgctaatattcgatctacagtatagacgtattgtatatgtatacatatgtatacctcgacactatgtagaggagaaacagttaaagttatggtAGTAGTATTTTCTAACTATTTCCTGAAAGTGAGAAAGTAACAATCGTGTTGTGTTGTATCAGAGTTATCTGTTTCATATTCTTAGactttaatacaatatttcaactatttattcagttttattacaactcttaattattttggTAACATATTGTTTCAATTTggagagtcggagtcggaggtaaaaaaaaagaggagaTGGAGTCGAAGTTGGAGTTAAGAATTTTTGTCTACCGACTCTGTGTGAAGCCCTGGAAAAAACACTAgaaattgttgtttacaactttttttcctTTCTGAAAAAAAACTATACTATAATCATACAAACATTgcagaattagaattatttcaatatttgagcGATAGTGATACACAAATTGAAAGTATTGTACcacacaaaatacaaatatatgaAAACATTAGTTTTAAAGTACAACACAGTTATTCCGTCCACTGCCCTAGTTGAGAGACTTTATATCTTTGCTTGGACTGATTCCGCGTCCTCGAAGGAGCACCCtaacagcgcccgctctagcggttacgtcgccccggacaaaaagacaaattgccgccccttaagaatatatatattttttaaataaaggtacatattttttattttcaataaaagagtcaaatcattttatttaaattttaataaaagcactttttcaattaattggatatttaacacatcaatatttttttcatagttACAGCCAAAAtagcgcccctaaattttcgcgccccggacaaatgtgcgggttgccccccccccccttacaGCGGGCCCTGACCCTAACAGATGCAAAGGACCGTTGCactttgttataaatatatgcGAGTAGCCGCAGTCAAACAAAAAGTAAAACGAAAATATAGTATATCATAGTTTCTTATACTAAGTACCATTTCCTTTTGGAATTATTGCCgagataaaaaatattatatcacTCATAAGTAAAATGAAGTTTCTTAGAGTATTATAAtatgattgttaaaatagaaatattttattttgtgtggTTCACACacacagattgttaaaataaaaatattttattttcgaaattgtaaatcttatttaaaatgaattatgcatttcgccaaataatgcccacctctggcaCAGTGTTTCCAAATCGCGAAATCGTTTCCAAATGGCCGAAACTTCAAAATGCacttcaattaaaaatattaggtttTTTTTCAGGCCGCTAATTACGAATCTGTGCTGAAAATTTGTAGTGTTTTTACGAGGGTTGCTAATGATAAATTCAATTCTAttctttttaacttcccgattttatagggaagttattgcaatgaccccgaaaatcgaaaatcgattttttagcagatcttcacgtttcatggtcattgcagtcattctagactattttaagcaaaatgttcgtatgtgtgtgtgtgtgtgtgtgtgtgtgtgtgtgcgtatgtctgtttctatggtatcaaatttttcgttaacgttttctgaaaaagtaacaacgcgatcagaatgatgaatgatgcaatcgatgtgccccgtcgtaacttagagctgattagattttggtccatattggtcaagtagttttttagatttttagtttttttcgaacggagttgattctacaatgcaatttatacgagagaatggaaagtttccaccgaagaaacaaacgtaattacacaaaaaaatttttttttcatttttcttaaattaaaaaaaatttttttaatttaaaaaaaaattttttttttgtaccttacgctaatgtttccgcttacaataatcgaaaattatcccaatgcaagagtgagttaatcatctctactcccgagaatacattttcaaagaatatcgatgaaagtacaaaaaaaatttatattacaatctttaaaaaaacaatcagttcaaaacgaattattaactgagattaaattgaaaattaatataaacaatatgataattattaataacattaatgttgaaaacggattggttaatggagcacacatgcggaatattaaaatttattacttttcaagaaaatactaaaattccgtctatattgtggttagattttcaattggccagagtaggagtgaaagtaagaactcgttatcgtgattatatgaaaaatgcaaatattcatcaaaatttgccaccaataataaaaatatcgaatcaagtaaatatgtcgagtgaggaaaaatatcaaatcacacgtagtcaatttccagtggttcctgctgaagcgattacgattcataaaagtcagggacaaacatacgagaaaagtatgtttgaattttaaaacatcagaaaaacgaactttacacatgttgtatgtagcactgagcagagtttcaaaattgagcggtttatatattttgggacaatttaaattaacagtatcgaagaaaaccaaggtcaatactgctaacccggataatgaggagtcgtatcgtttgcgaaaaactataataattaagacaatttattttgcaacatcagtacgctataacaaggaaccaagcgagcaacgagcctacgatattcgtttaatgcgacgccatatagcaaacatcttgataagtagaaaactattgaatttccctgaaaacgtataatcttcttaaaacgtactaaaaataatgataataatatactgcaactaacgaatcgggaagttctttgtgtggctcgtggagagtcacacaccaaatcaaaaaaacattaatagctataggtactactagccatgcgtaccactaaccctttcgcaagagcagtcctatccgcgagctcgcgaagcgagcgagcaaaaacaaccctactcgcgag encodes the following:
- the Olf186-m gene encoding ki-ras-induced actin-interacting protein-IP3R-interacting domain olf186-M isoform X3, with product MFLIHQQLTHLAYTVLFDCSSLPHKLVRDPSLQSDSSHCSSVESLLELRKADPEAILLGLGFGGCSGSPQENGSLSRIPKRFLQPSKLKGIAINDFVKHQQETSESIDSVSLGYRGLTGSPYVAPSEIVQKIMQRLREHESHEHDPYAMYNSYEQYSPFPQSGTLSVLSPDNRQFLERPRSKSPDMRNKRMIIGQKSFAFGHDGDLIEINPSDVKRTCEDNLNNDPNSTERSRISRNFENTNVDNDKGFEGMTIQEIDKIVLKKSSFDNSIEFCDDNIAESLETYTEHVNIQNANSEDDIDCKEDAAFLNTALLNYSDIRRASDGFCDTKQYVENSSMEHARRHSDSFVHAVENGSNETILSQRRKTLRRQARINDIDAINYCTSKTCISDTTEEKVINSQEKIDIGEHSKNTRVKSLQKIDESIKSKNRDESCGKHCNAMPRKIDDSTRCIDDSLDEESQQHNVSKHYVEKSQSLRQTCIDSGEGTTNCCCCRSGSTKYWKKMDKIIQENKNFEKIVKKNRREMAEIREMLSSVLSVRLEPGF
- the Olf186-m gene encoding ki-ras-induced actin-interacting protein-IP3R-interacting domain olf186-M isoform X1 gives rise to the protein MDPESIGTDTIIKVTDWLRGLWEMRRRTGPVQQWVDSLPSPAKSNLPMASPCQDVPLEPVTASSMTPTEPKDIPYPVGIKSPAMTISAPIHVPNTPTVNTSGLHSSLPHKLVRDPSLQSDSSHCSSVESLLELRKADPEAILLGLGFGGCSGSPQENGSLSRIPKRFLQPSKLKGIAINDFVKHQQETSESIDSVSLGYRGLTGSPYVAPSEIVQKIMQRLREHESHEHDPYAMYNSYEQYSPFPQSGTLSVLSPDNRQFLERPRSKSPDMRNKRMIIGQKSFAFGHDGDLIEINPSDVKRTCEDNLNNDPNSTERSRISRNFENTNVDNDKGFEGMTIQEIDKIVLKKSSFDNSIEFCDDNIAESLETYTEHVNIQNANSEDDIDCKEDAAFLNTALLNYSDIRRASDGFCDTKQYVENSSMEHARRHSDSFVHAVENGSNETILSQRRKTLRRQARINDIDAINYCTSKTCISDTTEEKVINSQEKIDIGEHSKNTRVKSLQKIDESIKSKNRDESCGKHCNAMPRKIDDSTRCIDDSLDEESQQHNVSKHYVEKSQSLRQTCIDSGEGTTNCCCCRSGSTKYWKKMDKIIQENKNFEKIVKKNRREMAEIREMLSSVLSVRLEPGF
- the Olf186-m gene encoding ki-ras-induced actin-interacting protein-IP3R-interacting domain olf186-M isoform X2, with the protein product MRRRTGPVQQWVDSLPSPAKSNLPMASPCQDVPLEPVTASSMTPTEPKDIPYPVGIKSPAMTISAPIHVPNTPTVNTSGLHSSLPHKLVRDPSLQSDSSHCSSVESLLELRKADPEAILLGLGFGGCSGSPQENGSLSRIPKRFLQPSKLKGIAINDFVKHQQETSESIDSVSLGYRGLTGSPYVAPSEIVQKIMQRLREHESHEHDPYAMYNSYEQYSPFPQSGTLSVLSPDNRQFLERPRSKSPDMRNKRMIIGQKSFAFGHDGDLIEINPSDVKRTCEDNLNNDPNSTERSRISRNFENTNVDNDKGFEGMTIQEIDKIVLKKSSFDNSIEFCDDNIAESLETYTEHVNIQNANSEDDIDCKEDAAFLNTALLNYSDIRRASDGFCDTKQYVENSSMEHARRHSDSFVHAVENGSNETILSQRRKTLRRQARINDIDAINYCTSKTCISDTTEEKVINSQEKIDIGEHSKNTRVKSLQKIDESIKSKNRDESCGKHCNAMPRKIDDSTRCIDDSLDEESQQHNVSKHYVEKSQSLRQTCIDSGEGTTNCCCCRSGSTKYWKKMDKIIQENKNFEKIVKKNRREMAEIREMLSSVLSVRLEPGF